From the Jilunia laotingensis genome, the window TACCTTCTAAGTCGCGAACGCTTTCATCGACGTTTTCAGCGATATAGTCTATTACTTCAGGTGGGAACTGTAATCCGTCCCGGTGAACCTTGTTGCGAAGAATGTTTCTACGCAGTTCTACGGTAGGCTTTTCCAGTTCGGCTACCATGCCCCATTTAAAACGTGTCAAAAGACGCTCTTCCATTCCCTGTAGCAATACAGGAGCGCGGTCGGAAGTCAGTATCAGTTGTTTGCCGTTTTGATGAAGATGATTAAAGATGTGAAAGAACGTGTTCTGCGTTTTTGTTACACCTGCAAATTCCTGAATATCATCTATGATCAGTACGTCGATTGTTTGGTAGAAGTTAATGAAATCGTTCGTAGTATTATTGCGGACAGAATCAGTGTACTGCACTTGAAAAAGATGTGCAGATACGTACAGGACTCTTTTTTCGGGGTATAATTCCTTTATCCTGGTTCCGATGGCATTCGCAAGATGAGTTTTGCCTACCCCTGAAGCACCGTGTAAAAACAGAGGATTGAAGGCTGTACCTGCCGGATTTTGGGCTACGGCCTCGGCCACGCTTCTTGACAGTTTGTTGCTATATCCCTCAATGAAATTCTCGAAGTTGTAATTAGGATTCAAATGTGGATCCAAATCTTGTGGTGCCGGTGCATGTAACAGATTGGGGGCTTTATTGCCACCATTGCGAATTACACTTTGTGGCACAGCCACTGAGCGGTTGCTGGCTTCAAGGTTTACCGTTTGATTGGGCACTGAAGTCCTGTCAACCATTACGTTATACATCAACTTGGTGCCTTCGCCTATGACTTTATACAACGTTTTCCGCAGCAGGTCCACGAACTGATCTTCCAGAAATTCATAGAAGAACTGGCTGGGTACCTGTACGATTAACGTTTTGTCCTCATATTTTAACGGAACAATGGGGACAAACCAAGTTTTGTATGTCGAATCCGGAACATTGTCTTTTATGATATCAAGACAGCGGTTCCACAGTCCGACATGGTTGGATTCACTCATAACGGCTATAATACATTTATTAATAAAGCAAAACTTCTACGGTTGCAAAATTGGGAATCTTATTCGAGAAAAACAAATCCCTTTTTTCTTGTATTTCTCATCAAAATAATAATGCCTTTACTTTCAGTAACTTATGATAATCCGATAAAATAGCCCCAGTGAAGGGGCTATTGCATTTTTATAATACCTTGTTTATAAGATTATTAAGCTGCTATCGAGTAAGGGTTATTGGTTCAATCTAAGATTCCCTATTATTTATTTATCTCAGTCTGTCTATGGACTTTCCGAAATATTTGACACTGCTAACTATGATATCTATTATTTAGATGAATTCTATTTAACGGTCATTTTCTACTTGTCTTTTTTACCGAATAACGAGAAGTGTACATACCGTTTCGGATGTTCTTTCAGGTCTTCCAATAAGCTGGCAGCATTGGCTGTTGTTGCATTCAAGTTGTTATATAATTGTGGATCGTTTAGTAACAATCCTACAGTATTGTCTTTGCTATTCAGCTTATTTGTAATTATTTTTACGTTATTCAGCGTTTGCTCAATTTCTTTGAAAGTGTTGGCATAGTCAATTTCTTTCAGGTTGCTGCTGATGGCAATAAAGTTGTCTCCAAGTGTGTTCAGTTTACCGGTAAGTTGAGGTATGTCCCTTTTCATCAAGACTTTAAACTGTCCGCTGGCTTCTTCTAGGTTAGCAGTCATCTTTTCCACTGAATGTAAAGTAGCGGGAATGCTTTGATCAGACAAGATCGTGTTGAGGGAAGTCATGATTGAGTCCAATTTAGGCAACATCTTTTCAATTTGGGGGATTAACGCGGCTGCACTTTCCATCATCCCATTGCTTAGGCTACCTGGAATAGTATCGCCAACGGCATATTTTTCCCGTGGATTATTGGCTAATAGAATGTTCATTCGGACGCCACCCATCAATTCGGTTACCAGTTCGGCAGAGCTGCCTTTCGGAATACGTAATTCGGTATCCAGTTCTACTTCTACAATTACATTCTCAGGTTGGCTATAATCGTAATAAATGTCGCGTACGATCCCGACACGTACACCGTCGGCAAATACGGGACTCGACTTGGCCAGTCCGTTTACATTATGGAATTTAACATAGAAATAGCTTGAAGGTTTGAACATGTTGATCCCCTTCAGGTAGTTGATACCGTAAACAAGTATAAACAGGGCAACGATTCCTGCAATTCCTATACGGACTTCTTTTGTAATGTATTTCATCACTGTCTTCTATTTATTTCGTTTCTTTTTGAATTCTGCGATTGCTGCGTTGATATTCATTTTCTCCCCGTTACGGAAGGCGATGATAAAAGCGTCTTTGAATTTATCAGTAATAGAACGTTTGGTTTGTAGCACTTTATTATAGTTGGGAGAAGCACCGTAAGTGTATTTGTATAATCCTCCTTCTTTATAATAATCTACATTCTTCAGTCCTTTCAGTCGTTTGTCACTTTTCGTCAGGGGACTTGAAGAGGTCAATATTTGTATTTTAAACGTTATCTCTTCATCAATTGTTCCGTTCTCCACGGGAATCGGGCGCTGTGGCTCTGCTTGTGCCGTTAAAGTTTTTTTCGGAGAGGGAATGTCGGATTTGCTTTCACTTTGGTTGGCAATGACCGGTTCGTTTTCAGCATTTTCTTCATCCGTTTCAGCAGGAATAATTGTGCGGCTTGTACCGGTCAGACGGATTTCGTGTTCCCTTTTATAAGTTAGGAAAGCATGATAGATACCTTTTGCCATGGTATTCGATCCTGCTTCTGTATTAAGGTATCGTTCTTCTTCTGGCGTAGAGATGAATCCAAGTTCAACCAATATGCTTGGCATGGCACTTGCTTTCAAGACGAGGAATCCTGCTTGATGCACGCCTCGGTCTTCCCGCTTGCAAGTGTGGCGGAAGTGTTTCTGGACCAAAGAGGCCAAATGTACGCTTTGTTCCATATATTTGTCCTGCATGAACTCGAATATGATATAAGACTCAGCGGAATTGGGGTTGAAGCCTGCATAACGTGTCTGATAGTCGCTTTCATAAAGTATCACCGAGTTTTCCCGTTGTGCCACTGCCAGGTTGGCATCCGATTTGGCGAGACCTAACGTCCAAGTCGAGGCTCCTTTGGCGCTCCGGTTATTGGCTAGTGCATTTGTATGAATAGATATAAACAGGTCGGCTTTGGCGTTATTGGCAATTTCGGCACGTCTGTCCAAAGGGATGAAGACATCCTTGGTGCGAGTGTATATCACTTTCACATCGTTGCAGTTTTGTTTTATCAGATTTCCCAGTTTGAGTGCAACATTCAGGTTGATATTCTTCTCTTTCGAGATTTTGCCTATGGCTCCCGGGTCATGACCACCGTGTCCGGCATCGATCACGACAACAAAGTCTTTAGCCCATGTGCTACCGATGCAGAGCGGGGAGCTGAGTAGCCAAAGGCAGACTGATAGTAATAATATGTTGGGTCTATGACGTTTCATCTTATTGTAATGACGGTGCAAATGTAGCAGAATTTTGTTGAAAACTCGCTATTCCCTATTAAGTTTTGAGTTTTTTTCCATATTCCATGGTGATTGTTTCAATGATTCGTTGTTACTTTGCATCTCTGAATAATAAACAATTTGAAGATGCTTAAGTTCTTGAAGAATTGGACATTGCCTATCGCCATGTTGGCGGGGGCAATCGGTTATCCGTTTTTTATCAGTCTCTCTTTTCTGACACCGATACTTATATTTACCATGTTGTTACTAACTTTCTGTAAGGTGTCTCCGCAGGATCTGAAGCCAAAACTTCTTCATCTTTGGTTACTTATGATCCAGATATTCGGATCGGTTGCCGTCTATCTGCTGCTTTGCCGGTTTAATAAAATCGTTGCAGAGGGGGCGATGGTCTGCATTATTTGTCCTACGGCTACGGCCGCAGCGGTAATCACTTCCAAATTGGGGGGGAGTGCCGCCAGTTTGACTACTTATACGTTACTTGGCAATATCGGTGCTGCGATTGCCGTTCCGATCATCTTTCCGTTGATTGAAGCCCATGCCGATATCAGTTTTTGGGATTCATTCTTTTTGATTCTCAGCAAAGTGTTTCCATTGCTTATCTGTCCTTTTCTGACTGCTTGGTTGTTGCAGAAGTTCGTTCCGAGGGTGCATCATGCATTATTGGCTTATCATGAACTTGCTTTTTATTTATGGGCCGTTTCGTTGGCAATTGTGACAGCGCAGACTCTTTCGTCACTGATAAACGATCCAGCGGACGGATGGACGGAAATTCTGATTGCATTGGCTGCTTTGGTTGCTTGTTGTGTGCAGTTTTTTCTGGGGAAGACGTTGGGGAGCATTTATGATGACCGTATCAGCGGAGGCCAGGCTCTTGGACAGAAGAATACGATTCTTGCCATTTGGATGGCGCATACTTATCTCAATCCTCTTTCGTCCGTTGGGCCGGGAAGTTATGTCCTGTGGCAGAACATCATCAACAGCTGTCAGTTGTGGAAAAAGAGAAAAAATGAGATAAAATATTAAATATAAGATATTGGTATTTAGTATTTTATGTTTATTGAGTGTAATTTCCTTTATTTTCCTTGTTTTCTTGTTTAGTCTAATAAATGCCTTTATTTTGTTACTATTTTGTTACCCGTATTCATTGGAGTAACAAAACAAATCGCTATATTTGTATCGGTAACAAAATAAGAACATAATTATGGCGAAGAAAAAACAAGAAGTTAAATTGAAAGAACCTGTAAGGATTAGATTCAAGCAGCTTGCCAATGGCAACCAGTCTATTTATTTGGACTATTATACAGGTGATGTTATTAGAAAAGAAAATTATGTTGGCGGTAAACGGCAATATGAATTTTTGAAGTTGTACCTTATACCCGAAAAAACGAGGGAGGATAAGGCGAAGAACGAAGCTACATTGGCTCTTGCAAAAGCGATTCAGAGTAAGAGGATAGTGGAGTTACAAAATGATGCACACGGTTTTCAGAACACCAACAAGTCAAAAGCGAATGTGATTGATTATTTAATGAACATGAGAAGCCAATCTAAAGAACGTGGCAGCTTGAACTATGAAAAGACTGTTGGTAATACCATCCGTGAACTAAAGTTGTTCAGAGGGGATTACATAGCTTTTCGTGATATAGATAAGGACTTCTTAAATAGCTTTGTGGATTTCTTGAAACAAGCGAAGAAAGCAAGCAAGTTTGGTTTGTTAAAGGCTGGGGGTGTATTAAGTAATAATTCCGTTATTGCTTACTATGGGGTGCTGCGTACCGCTATAAATAGAGCCTATAAAGAGGGGATTATTACGGTCAATCCAACGAAAGAGTTTGATTTTGCCAGTAAGGTAAAAGCGGAAGTCAGCCGCAGGGAGTATTTGACAATAGAGGAATTGAAGCGGCTTATCGGGACAGAGTGCAAGTATGAGATAATGAAACAAGCCTTTCTTTTCAGTTGTTTGTGTGGGCTGCGTGTAAGCGATATAAGAAAATTGAAGTGGAACGATTTGCAGAAAAGCGGTGAAAGAATAAGAATTGAAATAAAGATGCAGAAAACAAAAGAACCGCTTTATCTGCCTATATCCGATGAAGCGTTAAAGTGGTTGCCGCAACAAAATGAAGCAAAAGGCGATGATTTGATTTTTCCTTTGACGCATGAGGGAACTATAAATAAAATACTTCAAAAATGGGCGAAAGACGCAGGGATTATTAAGCATATCTCGTTTCATGTTGCCCGGCATACCCATGCTACCATGATGCTTACATTGGGGGCTGACTTGTACACAGTTAGCAAATTGTTAGGACATAAAAATATTGCCACAACTCAA encodes:
- the dnaA gene encoding chromosomal replication initiator protein DnaA is translated as MSESNHVGLWNRCLDIIKDNVPDSTYKTWFVPIVPLKYEDKTLIVQVPSQFFYEFLEDQFVDLLRKTLYKVIGEGTKLMYNVMVDRTSVPNQTVNLEASNRSVAVPQSVIRNGGNKAPNLLHAPAPQDLDPHLNPNYNFENFIEGYSNKLSRSVAEAVAQNPAGTAFNPLFLHGASGVGKTHLANAIGTRIKELYPEKRVLYVSAHLFQVQYTDSVRNNTTNDFINFYQTIDVLIIDDIQEFAGVTKTQNTFFHIFNHLHQNGKQLILTSDRAPVLLQGMEERLLTRFKWGMVAELEKPTVELRRNILRNKVHRDGLQFPPEVIDYIAENVDESVRDLEGIVIAIMARSTIFNKDIDLDLAQHVVRGVVRNETKTISIEDILSTVCKHFGLEGNAIHTKSRKREVVQARQVAMYLAKNYTDYSTSKIGKFIGNKDHATVLHACKTVKGQCEVDKSFRSDLESIEASLKKKGTN
- a CDS encoding MlaD family protein codes for the protein MKYITKEVRIGIAGIVALFILVYGINYLKGINMFKPSSYFYVKFHNVNGLAKSSPVFADGVRVGIVRDIYYDYSQPENVIVEVELDTELRIPKGSSAELVTELMGGVRMNILLANNPREKYAVGDTIPGSLSNGMMESAAALIPQIEKMLPKLDSIMTSLNTILSDQSIPATLHSVEKMTANLEEASGQFKVLMKRDIPQLTGKLNTLGDNFIAISSNLKEIDYANTFKEIEQTLNNVKIITNKLNSKDNTVGLLLNDPQLYNNLNATTANAASLLEDLKEHPKRYVHFSLFGKKDK
- a CDS encoding N-acetylmuramoyl-L-alanine amidase family protein, with translation MKRHRPNILLLSVCLWLLSSPLCIGSTWAKDFVVVIDAGHGGHDPGAIGKISKEKNINLNVALKLGNLIKQNCNDVKVIYTRTKDVFIPLDRRAEIANNAKADLFISIHTNALANNRSAKGASTWTLGLAKSDANLAVAQRENSVILYESDYQTRYAGFNPNSAESYIIFEFMQDKYMEQSVHLASLVQKHFRHTCKREDRGVHQAGFLVLKASAMPSILVELGFISTPEEERYLNTEAGSNTMAKGIYHAFLTYKREHEIRLTGTSRTIIPAETDEENAENEPVIANQSESKSDIPSPKKTLTAQAEPQRPIPVENGTIDEEITFKIQILTSSSPLTKSDKRLKGLKNVDYYKEGGLYKYTYGASPNYNKVLQTKRSITDKFKDAFIIAFRNGEKMNINAAIAEFKKKRNK
- a CDS encoding site-specific integrase — its product is MAKKKQEVKLKEPVRIRFKQLANGNQSIYLDYYTGDVIRKENYVGGKRQYEFLKLYLIPEKTREDKAKNEATLALAKAIQSKRIVELQNDAHGFQNTNKSKANVIDYLMNMRSQSKERGSLNYEKTVGNTIRELKLFRGDYIAFRDIDKDFLNSFVDFLKQAKKASKFGLLKAGGVLSNNSVIAYYGVLRTAINRAYKEGIITVNPTKEFDFASKVKAEVSRREYLTIEELKRLIGTECKYEIMKQAFLFSCLCGLRVSDIRKLKWNDLQKSGERIRIEIKMQKTKEPLYLPISDEALKWLPQQNEAKGDDLIFPLTHEGTINKILQKWAKDAGIIKHISFHVARHTHATMMLTLGADLYTVSKLLGHKNIATTQIYAKIVDKKKEEAISLIPNLTD